The Aminiphilus circumscriptus DSM 16581 genome contains a region encoding:
- the thpR gene encoding RNA 2',3'-cyclic phosphodiesterase, with amino-acid sequence MDELLRSFVCLPLQHDLQKRIAAWIRELKNTAPSLKWVRPEALHVTLKFLGALPYPLLCDYCETLRRTLQEEKIPAIALRLENVEMLPHLRDPRVLCLRIGGDVVLLEKLQRLVEGVAETKGIPREKRRFLPHLTLARAREPGDCSISLFESLSSNPLHGVEWIGNTLVVMQSDLRPTGPVYTSISEQTLLPSS; translated from the coding sequence ATGGACGAGCTTCTTCGCAGTTTTGTGTGCCTCCCCTTGCAGCATGATCTGCAGAAAAGGATTGCCGCATGGATACGCGAGCTGAAGAACACGGCCCCTTCATTGAAATGGGTACGCCCCGAGGCGCTTCACGTGACACTCAAATTTCTCGGAGCCCTTCCTTATCCGCTCCTCTGCGACTACTGCGAAACGCTGAGGAGAACGCTACAGGAAGAAAAAATCCCCGCAATCGCCCTCAGGCTCGAGAATGTAGAGATGTTGCCCCATTTGCGGGATCCTCGCGTTCTTTGCCTTCGGATTGGGGGAGATGTGGTTCTTTTGGAAAAGCTCCAACGGCTTGTTGAGGGCGTGGCGGAAACGAAAGGTATCCCCCGGGAAAAACGGCGTTTCCTGCCACATCTGACACTTGCGAGAGCCAGAGAACCAGGAGACTGCAGCATTTCCCTTTTTGAATCTCTCTCGTCGAATCCACTTCATGGCGTCGAATGGATCGGGAACACGCTTGTGGTTATGCAAAGCGATCTGCGACCGACGGGTCCCGTGTATACATCCATCAGCGAGCAGACGCTTTTACCCTCGTCGTAG
- a CDS encoding tetratricopeptide repeat protein, with protein MIRRIVPFARGKQEQELPPLGRFFFGWLAFVCAWGILLFPSGTTAAPSGQISVQQSVSENEDEDVLRLAWKAGQQLCLEGRFTKAVAYLRQYVKERPRSADGWYWLGKAQEGAGNLEKAQEAYRTALEVDPEYPALSRILAAHEDGNALPLWDPAQQPFGAQPIIPKGQAYYIAPQVHPVEILVPQGVVQGPAPQMLPMAAPGTFPQQGGVVPIMPSPQGMVVPPGGVPRIELSEPFPSLSEQQEQLEPVFTDPSPSSNKPSSTRPRVPLSSPVVVKPATPLPSGEQQHPSSSKSVPVYVPPAPTSQSGTSTATGTPLPQQNLSLSPAQPSEEETPIPQTPLYMPPVPSEGAPTVPLQDPPTIPPATPGSPVFLPPTPATPQQPSLDRFSPSATTDLESVPQALSGDVSQDNNTAPDSD; from the coding sequence ATGATTCGACGAATCGTTCCCTTCGCAAGGGGAAAGCAAGAGCAGGAGCTTCCTCCTCTCGGCAGATTCTTCTTCGGATGGCTTGCCTTTGTCTGTGCCTGGGGGATTCTCCTTTTTCCCTCCGGAACCACGGCAGCCCCTTCAGGACAAATATCCGTACAACAATCGGTTTCAGAAAACGAGGACGAGGATGTCCTTCGTCTCGCCTGGAAAGCAGGACAACAGCTGTGCCTTGAAGGACGGTTCACGAAAGCCGTCGCCTATCTCCGGCAGTACGTCAAGGAACGCCCGAGATCCGCGGACGGGTGGTATTGGCTTGGCAAGGCACAGGAAGGAGCAGGAAATCTCGAAAAAGCCCAGGAAGCCTACCGCACGGCACTCGAGGTGGACCCCGAATACCCGGCTCTTTCAAGGATCCTCGCCGCCCACGAGGACGGGAATGCACTTCCCCTTTGGGATCCCGCACAGCAACCCTTCGGTGCGCAACCGATAATCCCGAAAGGCCAGGCCTACTACATTGCGCCTCAGGTACACCCGGTGGAAATCCTTGTTCCCCAGGGTGTCGTACAGGGACCCGCTCCACAAATGCTCCCGATGGCGGCTCCAGGCACATTTCCACAGCAGGGCGGCGTGGTACCGATCATGCCGTCCCCACAGGGCATGGTCGTCCCACCTGGAGGAGTTCCCCGGATCGAACTTTCCGAACCGTTCCCGAGCCTGTCAGAACAGCAGGAACAACTGGAGCCGGTTTTTACCGATCCTTCCCCTTCCTCGAACAAACCGAGTTCGACACGGCCTCGGGTTCCTCTTTCCTCTCCCGTCGTTGTGAAACCCGCAACGCCGCTCCCGTCGGGAGAGCAACAGCATCCATCCTCCTCGAAGAGCGTACCTGTCTACGTTCCACCCGCACCAACGTCACAATCAGGGACATCGACAGCGACAGGAACACCTCTTCCCCAACAGAATCTTTCGCTTTCGCCGGCGCAACCCTCGGAAGAAGAAACCCCGATTCCTCAAACGCCTCTGTATATGCCGCCAGTTCCTTCCGAAGGCGCACCAACCGTTCCTCTTCAGGATCCGCCAACAATTCCGCCGGCGACACCGGGAAGTCCTGTTTTTCTGCCACCAACGCCGGCTACGCCGCAGCAACCCTCTCTGGACAGGTTTTCACCTTCGGCGACTACCGATTTGGAGAGCGTTCCCCAAGCACTTTCCGGAGACGTCTCACAGGATAACAACACTGCTCCCGACTCGGATTGA
- a CDS encoding phosphatidylglycerophosphatase A encodes MSSSLGNAWCTPLATLGGLGRLTAMPGTVGSVAAFLAALLVPIPLWAIAVVAVVGGIASDVHARRTENPDPPEVVVDEVVGTWIAMFGHAPANALGALFLFRVLDIVKPFPVCTLERLPGGVGIMADDIAAGVGANLILHGFLWLFLRGGFASFFG; translated from the coding sequence ATGAGTAGTAGTTTGGGTAACGCATGGTGTACACCCCTGGCCACACTGGGGGGACTGGGGCGCCTCACGGCGATGCCTGGAACGGTGGGTTCCGTGGCGGCTTTTCTCGCTGCGCTTCTCGTCCCGATTCCGCTGTGGGCGATCGCGGTGGTCGCCGTGGTCGGCGGTATAGCTTCCGATGTTCATGCACGCCGCACGGAAAATCCCGATCCTCCGGAGGTCGTGGTCGACGAAGTGGTGGGAACATGGATCGCCATGTTCGGCCATGCTCCCGCGAACGCTCTTGGGGCGCTGTTCCTTTTTCGCGTGTTGGACATTGTGAAACCTTTTCCGGTCTGTACTCTGGAAAGACTTCCCGGAGGCGTGGGAATCATGGCGGATGACATCGCCGCCGGAGTCGGTGCAAACCTGATTCTCCACGGATTCCTGTGGCTGTTCCTCCGGGGCGGTTTCGCCTCGTTCTTCGGATGA
- the rpe gene encoding ribulose-phosphate 3-epimerase, whose protein sequence is MNLFQTRERRPLLAPSLLAADPLGIRAHIDALNGAHHWLHLDIMDGHFVPNLSFGPAFLGALRRTYPEVPMDVHLMVVSPESFFVPFATQGADVLTVHVEATPHIHRLLQSVRELGVHPGVTLNPGTPVEFLYPVLHLVDLVLVMSVNPGFGGQSFLPEVVPKIEALHRFREVQGLRFLIEVDGGVSAENAECLVKSGCDVLVAGNSVFGMPHPELAAKALLEAGRRGLNRG, encoded by the coding sequence ATGAATCTGTTCCAAACCAGGGAGCGCCGGCCTCTCCTCGCACCTTCTTTGCTTGCGGCGGATCCACTCGGGATACGTGCTCATATTGATGCACTGAATGGAGCGCATCACTGGCTTCACCTGGATATCATGGACGGACATTTTGTGCCGAACCTCTCTTTTGGTCCGGCGTTTCTGGGGGCGTTGCGACGTACCTACCCGGAAGTGCCGATGGATGTGCACCTCATGGTGGTTTCTCCGGAATCCTTTTTCGTTCCCTTCGCGACTCAGGGGGCTGATGTTCTCACTGTGCATGTGGAGGCCACGCCTCACATTCATCGCCTCCTTCAATCCGTTCGGGAATTGGGGGTTCATCCGGGTGTCACGCTCAATCCGGGAACGCCGGTGGAATTTCTGTACCCGGTGCTTCATCTGGTGGATTTAGTGCTCGTTATGTCCGTAAATCCGGGTTTTGGAGGACAATCCTTTCTGCCGGAAGTTGTGCCGAAAATCGAGGCGCTTCATCGTTTCCGCGAGGTGCAGGGGCTTCGGTTTCTCATCGAGGTTGACGGCGGCGTTTCCGCGGAGAACGCGGAGTGCCTCGTGAAAAGCGGGTGTGACGTTCTCGTGGCGGGGAACTCCGTGTTCGGTATGCCACATCCGGAACTGGCGGCGAAGGCTTTGCTGGAAGCGGGAAGGAGGGGGTTGAACCGTGGATGA
- the rimO gene encoding 30S ribosomal protein S12 methylthiotransferase RimO, whose protein sequence is MKIHLLSLGCAKNQVDSERFAGIVREGGHCLVDDVSAAEMVLVNTCGFIASAVEEGVDVLLDLEQLKNQGAIKKIGVLGCLVERYEKELRQELPLVDFWGGVEAWESLKSFLGVPSSADPCRALFPGISSWSRYLKIAEGCDNRCSYCTIPSIRGPLRSLPPAEVITEAERLVEAGAREICLVAQDLTMYGADFGENALLPLLADLSRSLPSHLWLRLLYLHPDRVDCRFWDALRAFPQVLPYADIPVQHADARILSAMNRRGEGSVFARSLLYARELDPDFTLRTTVMVGFPGEDEKAFSNLLRFIEEIRFDRLGGFVFSNEEGTPAASLGQQVPAEIAKGRLDRLMRLQEDISYERQLRFEGRTLEVLVEEYDAAAGVAWGRSFREAPEVDGGIEVAGCAGMLLPGTVIPVRITEVTEHDMIGEALAR, encoded by the coding sequence ATGAAAATCCACCTTTTAAGTCTCGGATGTGCGAAAAATCAGGTGGACAGCGAGCGCTTCGCCGGCATTGTCCGGGAGGGCGGACACTGTCTCGTCGACGATGTCTCCGCTGCGGAGATGGTTCTCGTGAACACCTGCGGTTTTATCGCGTCCGCCGTCGAGGAGGGAGTGGATGTTCTCCTCGACCTGGAACAATTGAAAAATCAGGGGGCCATCAAGAAGATCGGAGTCCTCGGCTGTTTGGTGGAACGGTATGAAAAAGAGCTTCGTCAGGAGCTTCCCCTGGTTGATTTTTGGGGTGGCGTTGAGGCGTGGGAATCCCTCAAATCGTTTCTCGGCGTGCCTTCGTCAGCCGATCCGTGTCGTGCCCTCTTCCCCGGCATCTCTTCCTGGTCGCGTTACCTGAAAATCGCCGAGGGGTGTGACAACCGCTGTAGTTATTGCACGATTCCATCCATTCGAGGCCCCCTGAGAAGCCTTCCGCCTGCCGAGGTAATTACCGAAGCAGAGCGCCTTGTGGAAGCGGGAGCTCGCGAAATCTGCCTAGTGGCGCAGGATCTCACCATGTACGGTGCCGATTTCGGTGAAAACGCCCTGCTTCCTCTTTTGGCGGATCTTTCCCGCTCTTTACCGTCGCATCTCTGGCTCCGCCTGCTCTATCTCCATCCCGATCGGGTCGATTGCCGTTTCTGGGATGCCCTACGGGCTTTTCCCCAGGTTCTTCCCTACGCGGATATTCCGGTGCAGCACGCGGATGCCCGCATCCTCTCCGCAATGAACAGAAGGGGCGAGGGATCGGTCTTTGCCAGGAGCCTTCTTTATGCGAGAGAGTTGGACCCCGATTTCACCCTTCGCACCACCGTCATGGTGGGATTTCCGGGAGAGGACGAGAAGGCTTTTTCGAATCTCCTGCGCTTTATCGAAGAAATTCGGTTCGACCGCCTGGGAGGGTTCGTCTTTTCCAACGAGGAAGGAACCCCCGCAGCGTCTTTGGGGCAGCAGGTTCCCGCGGAAATCGCGAAGGGGCGGTTGGACCGCCTTATGCGGCTTCAGGAGGATATTTCCTATGAAAGGCAGCTCCGTTTCGAAGGTCGTACACTCGAGGTCCTCGTTGAGGAATACGACGCCGCCGCTGGCGTCGCTTGGGGACGTTCGTTCCGTGAAGCTCCGGAAGTGGACGGTGGAATCGAAGTTGCCGGTTGCGCCGGAATGCTTCTGCCTGGAACGGTCATTCCCGTTCGTATTACCGAGGTAACGGAGCATGACATGATAGGGGAGGCTCTTGCGCGATGA
- a CDS encoding PASTA domain-containing protein, producing the protein MKKIVTLTLFLVFLVVLGSGVFTVYAVFWGGKEVSVPSLEGMSIIEAVDVAQRMGLVVRVDQVDSLKKSGLVLSQWPTAGTLVKNGKVLILKVSKGGQRFPLPDVRGMEYEQALRALQEEGFTAGDVIRISNPQVPPGVIVAQSPAAPAAVPRETRVDLLVSLGGAKAGTAVVPDLAGRSEAEAKRLLEGSGLKLGTVRYLYTQTTPPGVVMRMEPAAGKTVSQGTRVEIIVASAQKPKETPSQEVTAPGAVTIPGQQKPGQQTVVVEQPSQPLPQGNEPARPTPVPQTPPQTSPEDVKKLAKIRYQVPPLTKPLELRIEIVDVKGTRQILKKEVKGGEYITLNEPYQSEAAVTIYLGGDFVWQDRYR; encoded by the coding sequence ATGAAAAAAATAGTCACGTTGACCTTGTTTCTCGTGTTTCTTGTAGTTTTGGGATCGGGAGTGTTCACCGTCTACGCTGTTTTTTGGGGAGGTAAGGAGGTTTCCGTTCCTTCCTTGGAGGGAATGTCCATCATCGAAGCGGTGGATGTCGCCCAGCGCATGGGATTGGTCGTGCGCGTGGATCAGGTCGATTCGCTCAAGAAGTCCGGACTGGTGCTGTCGCAATGGCCTACCGCGGGGACGCTTGTGAAGAACGGGAAAGTCCTTATCCTCAAAGTCAGCAAAGGCGGGCAGCGCTTTCCCCTTCCCGACGTCCGGGGTATGGAATATGAGCAAGCCCTCAGAGCGCTGCAGGAAGAGGGATTCACCGCGGGAGATGTGATCCGGATCTCCAACCCGCAGGTGCCGCCCGGCGTGATCGTCGCTCAAAGTCCTGCCGCTCCCGCAGCGGTTCCCCGAGAGACGCGAGTGGATCTCCTCGTGAGCCTTGGCGGTGCCAAGGCCGGAACCGCCGTTGTTCCGGATTTGGCGGGACGGAGCGAAGCCGAGGCGAAGCGTCTTCTCGAAGGTTCGGGACTCAAGCTTGGGACTGTGCGGTATCTTTATACGCAGACCACACCTCCCGGTGTGGTGATGCGCATGGAACCCGCAGCTGGGAAAACCGTGAGCCAAGGAACGCGAGTGGAGATTATCGTTGCCTCCGCCCAGAAACCCAAGGAGACGCCTTCACAGGAAGTCACCGCTCCCGGAGCGGTGACAATCCCTGGACAGCAAAAGCCGGGACAGCAGACCGTCGTGGTGGAACAACCCTCCCAGCCGTTGCCCCAGGGAAATGAACCGGCTCGCCCGACGCCGGTCCCCCAGACGCCACCGCAGACATCTCCCGAGGATGTGAAGAAACTGGCCAAAATACGGTATCAGGTGCCTCCCTTGACGAAGCCTCTGGAATTGCGCATCGAGATTGTGGATGTCAAGGGGACGAGACAGATCTTGAAAAAGGAAGTCAAAGGCGGCGAATACATCACTCTCAACGAGCCCTATCAAAGCGAAGCAGCGGTGACGATCTACCTCGGAGGCGATTTCGTGTGGCAGGACAGGTATCGATGA
- a CDS encoding nicotinamide-nucleotide amidohydrolase family protein — MFRRRAALVAVGDELLRGIGREENCRYAAEKLTALGWEIAGMEIIADDVKAIVNACHRWIGSVELLVFSGGLGPTHDDKTRNALATFLEAELLPTPLFDEVIKRYEGDLERKSRVEELRFSQGAIPASAEAIFNPLGTALGICFDHSGTRVLSLPGVPWEFRAMADETFSSLEKGATVSTKIRVVGMGETVLASRISPLLADSSLAVSILPSPEGVTVVLRGEEAAVLSGEKTMRHLLPCDCLPPGVSTLEEALVRAAEARGVTFATAESCTGGLVASRITDVPGCSAVFKGGVVCYADDMKMRLLEVSEAILREDGAVSERCVLAMAEGARTVCKGDMAVAVTGIAGPSGGSPRKPVGTVWIGIADEKGSEATLHRLFGDRFFVRARTTALALEWLWRRVKEK, encoded by the coding sequence ATGTTTCGCAGGAGAGCCGCTCTCGTCGCCGTTGGTGATGAATTGCTCCGGGGAATCGGTCGGGAGGAGAATTGCCGCTATGCTGCGGAAAAACTTACTGCTCTGGGATGGGAAATCGCGGGAATGGAGATCATCGCCGACGACGTGAAGGCGATCGTGAATGCTTGTCACCGCTGGATAGGATCTGTGGAGCTTCTCGTGTTCTCCGGAGGTCTCGGTCCTACCCATGACGACAAAACCCGGAACGCCTTGGCGACTTTCCTGGAAGCGGAGCTGCTTCCGACCCCTCTTTTCGACGAGGTGATCAAGCGGTACGAGGGAGATCTCGAACGAAAGAGCCGCGTCGAGGAATTGCGTTTCTCGCAGGGGGCTATTCCCGCCTCCGCTGAAGCGATCTTCAACCCTCTCGGAACCGCGTTGGGAATCTGCTTCGATCATTCCGGTACAAGGGTTCTGTCGCTTCCGGGAGTGCCCTGGGAATTTCGGGCCATGGCGGATGAAACATTTTCCTCTCTGGAGAAGGGGGCGACAGTCTCCACGAAGATCCGCGTGGTCGGAATGGGAGAGACGGTTCTCGCCTCGCGCATTTCCCCGCTTCTTGCGGATTCTTCCCTGGCGGTTTCCATTTTGCCATCCCCGGAAGGCGTGACCGTCGTGCTCAGAGGCGAAGAAGCGGCTGTCCTCTCCGGTGAGAAAACAATGCGTCACCTGTTGCCCTGCGACTGCCTTCCACCAGGAGTGTCGACTCTTGAGGAGGCGCTTGTGCGTGCCGCGGAAGCAAGAGGTGTGACGTTTGCCACTGCCGAATCCTGCACAGGGGGTCTCGTCGCGTCCAGAATCACCGACGTACCAGGGTGTTCCGCCGTGTTCAAGGGTGGTGTTGTCTGCTATGCCGACGATATGAAGATGCGGCTCCTGGAGGTTTCGGAAGCCATTCTCCGCGAGGACGGAGCCGTGAGCGAACGGTGTGTTCTCGCCATGGCAGAAGGGGCAAGGACTGTGTGCAAAGGTGACATGGCCGTGGCTGTCACCGGCATTGCGGGACCTTCGGGAGGCTCGCCGCGTAAACCCGTGGGAACTGTGTGGATCGGCATCGCGGACGAAAAAGGATCCGAAGCGACACTCCATCGTCTTTTCGGAGATCGCTTCTTCGTGCGCGCCAGGACAACAGCGCTGGCGTTGGAGTGGTTGTGGCGTCGCGTCAAGGAGAAATGA
- a CDS encoding FlgT C-terminal domain-containing protein yields the protein MRLMTNGAQKRFFRFLSGAIIVALVGIVSSARAEIIPREGVSIALFPVRNDTEIVVWPNKYYPQDVLPEKIGRFLSELLKQSPLADVSTLDEEDRALWLSGARRGEDFAVEVELYRFLPKRTGTPIPVGTTTKGSVALRMTVYDGTSGSVRNRSVIEAKEARLTFDPDYDPSKSPYWESFSRSVYWATIQQACRQAVDDLVRGYTGFRILGRLIAPTATSTKERREYILSLGKYDSLKVGDVLSVMRSDTYITVDPENPVVLLPQLIGEVTVTFIKEREAIVVVTKEDSKNPIRLRDLVSVPIYKPRKGEGF from the coding sequence ATGCGGCTCATGACAAACGGCGCTCAGAAACGTTTTTTTCGTTTCCTTTCCGGAGCGATCATCGTCGCTCTTGTGGGAATCGTTTCCTCGGCCCGGGCGGAAATCATTCCCCGCGAGGGAGTTTCCATTGCCCTTTTCCCCGTGCGCAACGACACGGAAATCGTGGTATGGCCGAACAAATACTACCCGCAGGACGTCCTCCCGGAAAAGATCGGTCGGTTCCTCTCGGAGCTGTTGAAACAGTCTCCCTTGGCCGATGTCTCCACCCTGGATGAAGAAGACCGCGCGCTCTGGCTCTCCGGTGCACGAAGAGGCGAAGATTTCGCCGTGGAGGTCGAACTGTACCGTTTTCTCCCCAAGAGAACCGGCACTCCCATCCCCGTGGGAACGACCACCAAGGGATCCGTGGCGTTGCGGATGACCGTCTACGACGGGACTTCAGGCAGCGTCCGCAACAGGAGCGTCATCGAAGCGAAAGAGGCGCGCCTCACCTTTGACCCGGACTACGACCCCAGCAAATCCCCCTACTGGGAATCTTTTTCCCGCAGCGTGTACTGGGCGACCATCCAGCAGGCCTGCCGTCAGGCGGTGGACGATCTCGTACGGGGGTACACGGGGTTCCGTATTCTCGGGCGACTTATCGCCCCCACAGCAACTTCCACTAAGGAGAGGCGGGAATACATTCTCTCTCTCGGGAAATATGATTCTCTCAAAGTAGGCGACGTGCTTTCCGTCATGCGGAGCGACACCTATATCACTGTGGATCCCGAAAATCCCGTGGTCCTGCTTCCGCAGCTCATCGGCGAAGTGACCGTGACCTTCATCAAGGAACGGGAGGCGATCGTGGTCGTCACCAAAGAAGATTCCAAAAACCCCATCCGCTTGCGCGACCTGGTTTCCGTGCCGATCTACAAACCGAGGAAAGGAGAAGGTTTCTGA
- a CDS encoding helix-turn-helix domain-containing protein, which produces MDEGHVSFGELGARAREMRLAKGISLSEVSLHTRVREHILSAIEEGRLEDLPAAVYVRGFVKSYLSFLDAEDLWPAFERAIPLSGATNVTHALGTYSTATKGFRRVTRRGAYILLVLLVIAAVAFAWSQWDTIRRSVAERTAPSAVVVPPHIPEEETPESLPEVVGGTGTTSPEISPAEVARVLSEMFPSPDLSPDALQVLLPLSDEVPPVSEGAAGVKSVDFPWLHEMAQATPQPQEEPTDLLRVATAGACWVQVRQGERILYTGTMQKGDSKEFSVSAETSVRLGNPAVVTITWQGKSLPASDGTGKPRTIRFTPQGEMR; this is translated from the coding sequence GTGGATGAGGGACACGTGTCCTTTGGAGAGCTTGGCGCCAGAGCACGGGAAATGAGGCTGGCAAAGGGCATTTCCCTCTCGGAGGTTTCTTTGCACACGCGCGTGAGAGAACACATCCTTTCCGCCATTGAAGAGGGACGCTTGGAGGACCTGCCAGCGGCAGTCTACGTGCGCGGTTTCGTCAAATCTTACCTGTCCTTTCTTGACGCGGAGGACCTGTGGCCCGCATTTGAGAGGGCAATCCCGCTTTCGGGTGCGACGAACGTCACGCATGCATTGGGTACGTATTCCACCGCCACGAAAGGCTTTCGTCGTGTCACCCGAAGGGGTGCCTACATTCTTCTCGTGTTGCTTGTCATCGCGGCGGTGGCATTTGCCTGGAGTCAGTGGGATACGATACGGCGCAGTGTCGCGGAGCGCACAGCTCCCTCTGCGGTGGTGGTTCCCCCCCACATTCCGGAAGAAGAGACTCCGGAATCCCTTCCGGAGGTTGTTGGCGGCACTGGAACGACGAGCCCAGAAATTTCTCCCGCAGAAGTGGCGCGAGTGCTTTCCGAAATGTTCCCGAGCCCGGACCTTTCGCCCGATGCGCTGCAGGTGTTGCTGCCCCTCTCCGATGAAGTTCCTCCTGTCTCGGAGGGAGCCGCTGGTGTGAAAAGTGTCGATTTCCCCTGGCTTCACGAGATGGCTCAGGCAACCCCCCAACCGCAGGAGGAGCCGACGGATCTTCTTCGCGTTGCGACTGCAGGAGCCTGCTGGGTACAGGTTCGCCAGGGAGAACGGATCCTTTATACAGGAACGATGCAGAAGGGGGACTCGAAGGAGTTCTCCGTGTCCGCCGAAACGAGTGTCCGGTTGGGGAATCCTGCAGTGGTGACGATCACATGGCAGGGAAAGAGCCTTCCTGCTTCGGATGGAACAGGCAAGCCCCGAACGATTCGCTTTACTCCCCAGGGGGAGATGCGATGA
- the recA gene encoding recombinase RecA: MAKRKDQLTREDILDQALGDIRSKFGEGAIMRLGEQANLPQTEVIPTGILPLDVALGVGGLPRGRVVEIFGPEGSGKTTIALHALAEAQKQGGIVAFIDAEHALDPRLAAAVGVDIASMYLSQPDSGEQALYILDALVRSGAVDIVVVDSVAALSPQAEIDGKIGDPQQVGLQARLMSYALRRLTSSISRSRTVVVFINQLRAQISSGYGSGPSETTTGGRALKFYSSLRIEVKRGKAMNKGDDAIGHELWIKVVKNKLAPPFRTAHTTLVYGKGVPREMAAVDMALDIGVIKRKGSWLAYKGETLGQGKDNLAKYFQEHPELLAEIVQEVLARKTQGMGLDLSPPDASPDDEEGGSSHPSDELLLEEGILDLDVSQIQIEENKDNA, encoded by the coding sequence ATGGCAAAACGAAAGGATCAGTTGACTCGGGAAGATATTCTCGACCAGGCTTTGGGAGATATCCGCAGCAAGTTCGGCGAGGGAGCGATCATGCGTCTGGGAGAACAGGCTAATCTGCCGCAGACGGAAGTGATCCCTACGGGAATTCTTCCACTTGACGTTGCTCTCGGTGTCGGAGGACTTCCAAGGGGGAGGGTCGTGGAAATCTTCGGTCCGGAGGGGTCGGGAAAGACGACCATCGCCCTTCATGCTCTGGCGGAGGCTCAGAAGCAGGGAGGCATCGTTGCCTTCATCGATGCGGAGCATGCGCTGGATCCCCGTCTGGCTGCCGCAGTCGGGGTGGACATCGCTTCCATGTACCTGTCTCAGCCGGACAGCGGCGAACAGGCGCTCTACATTCTCGACGCACTCGTCCGAAGTGGGGCTGTCGATATTGTCGTCGTGGACTCCGTCGCCGCCCTCAGTCCCCAGGCGGAGATCGACGGGAAGATCGGAGATCCTCAGCAGGTCGGTCTCCAGGCGCGGCTCATGTCTTACGCGTTACGTCGTCTCACTTCTTCCATTTCCCGAAGCAGGACGGTGGTGGTCTTCATCAACCAGCTCCGTGCCCAGATTTCTTCCGGATACGGTTCCGGCCCTTCGGAAACCACCACCGGCGGAAGAGCGTTGAAATTCTACAGCTCCCTCCGCATCGAGGTAAAGCGCGGTAAAGCCATGAACAAGGGAGACGACGCGATCGGGCACGAACTGTGGATCAAAGTAGTGAAAAATAAACTGGCGCCTCCTTTCCGGACAGCTCATACCACTCTCGTTTACGGAAAAGGCGTTCCCCGGGAAATGGCCGCGGTGGATATGGCACTGGACATCGGTGTCATCAAACGTAAGGGCTCCTGGCTCGCCTATAAAGGGGAAACCCTTGGGCAGGGAAAGGACAACCTCGCCAAATACTTCCAGGAGCACCCGGAACTGCTTGCGGAGATCGTCCAGGAAGTGCTTGCCCGAAAAACGCAGGGAATGGGTCTCGATTTGTCACCTCCGGACGCCTCTCCGGATGATGAGGAGGGAGGCAGTTCGCACCCCTCGGACGAGCTTCTGCTCGAGGAGGGCATCCTTGATCTCGATGTCTCGCAAATACAGATAGAGGAAAACAAGGACAACGCTTGA